In Sphingopyxis sp. 113P3, one DNA window encodes the following:
- a CDS encoding carbohydrate ABC transporter permease, with amino-acid sequence MTAWRRVEEARAGWLMTGPALAAILLFFLLPAAASLVLSFTDFDIYALADIGNLRFVGLQNYQRLLDNPLFWKAMTNSLLFVVIGTPFVVLLSLFAAMLVNSRWLSWRPLWRVALFAPYVTTLVATSVVWRYLLHTRYGLVNYLLSRIDIAPIDWLGSPTASLPAILLFVGWKTFGYNMIIFLAALQTVPSELDEAARIDGAGRCTRLRHVTLPAIAPTLLLVSLLTVAAMFQLFAEPYVMTQGGPAGSTVTILYFMYEEGFKWWNLGSGAAVAFLLFLCILAVTLVQLGVAKRGGAL; translated from the coding sequence ATGACGGCATGGCGGCGCGTGGAGGAAGCCCGTGCAGGCTGGCTGATGACGGGCCCCGCGCTCGCGGCGATCCTCCTTTTCTTCCTCCTGCCCGCGGCCGCCTCGCTGGTCTTGAGCTTTACCGACTTTGACATTTATGCGCTCGCCGACATTGGCAATCTGCGCTTTGTCGGGCTGCAGAATTATCAGCGGCTCCTCGATAACCCGCTGTTCTGGAAGGCGATGACGAACAGCCTGCTGTTCGTCGTCATCGGCACGCCGTTCGTGGTCCTGCTCTCGCTCTTCGCGGCGATGCTGGTCAATTCGCGCTGGCTCAGCTGGCGGCCCCTGTGGCGCGTTGCGCTCTTTGCCCCCTATGTCACGACGCTCGTCGCGACGTCGGTTGTGTGGCGCTATCTGCTCCACACCCGCTACGGGCTCGTCAACTATCTTCTCTCGCGCATCGATATCGCGCCAATCGATTGGCTCGGCAGCCCGACCGCCTCGCTCCCTGCGATCCTGCTGTTCGTCGGCTGGAAGACCTTTGGCTATAACATGATCATCTTTCTCGCCGCGCTTCAGACGGTGCCAAGCGAACTCGACGAGGCGGCGAGGATCGATGGCGCAGGCCGCTGTACGCGCCTGCGCCACGTCACCCTGCCCGCGATCGCACCCACCTTGCTGCTCGTCTCTCTGCTCACCGTCGCGGCGATGTTCCAGCTATTTGCCGAACCCTATGTGATGACACAGGGCGGCCCCGCCGGCTCGACCGTCACCATCCTCTATTTCATGTATGAGGAAGGGTTCAAATGGTGGAACCTCGGGTCGGGGGCCGCGGTCGCCTTCCTTCTTTTCCTCTGCATCCTTGCAGTTAC